CTGGTGGCCGAGCCGGGCGGCCTGGTCGAGGACCTGGAACTGGCCCCTCCGCTGGACCCCGTGCGGTTCTTGCCGCTGCTGCCCATGACGGGGACCGAGGCCGCCTGGAAGCGGGTACACGGCGCGGGGGCCCTCCAGGAGCGCTGGCTCGGCAACGGAACGGACCTGCGCGATCCGCTGCGCGGGGCCGTGCGGCTGGACTGACCGGGCTGAGGGGGTGAGGGGTACGTGGCGGGTGGGGCCCGGGTGGTCTACCACGTCCGGAGTGATTGCCCTACGCACCCAACAGGCCGGCCGGCGCGTCGGCAGGCGCGATAGATGCGTACGACATGTACATTGCCTGGTCATCGCACCACCGGACGAGTGGTCATTCGGTTGATCGTCCTTGACGCGGCGACGGCCGGAGAGGACCGTTGACGGGTATGAGGGGCGAACCCAGTTGCCCGAAGTGCGGTGGCAGGGTACGGGCTCCCGGACTCTTCGCCGATGCCTGGCAGTGCGATGTGCACGGCACGGTCCATCCGCTGCAGCCCGTGATCCCGCCGAGCGTCGAGGCCCTGAGCGTGGTGGTGCACCGCGCCCAGGTGCCCGTGTGGATGCCCTGGCCCCTCCCGGTCGGCTGGCTCTTCACGGGTGTGGCCTGCGCGGGCGACGACAGGAGCGGCGGCCGGGCCACCGCTGTGGCCTGCTCGGGACCCGGACCGCTCGGAGGCGTCGGTGAGATGGTGATCGTCGCCGAGGAGCTGGGCGTGGGGCTCGGCGCACGGTACGCGGGGATTCGCGGCCCGGACCCGGGCAGCTACCTGGAGGTCGACAAGCCGCCGCAGGCGAAGGTCCTGGCGGCGGGCAGGCCCACTCCGCTCTGGCTCGTCTCCGGCTCCCCGCAGGACCGCGCCGTCTTCGCGGGCGAGGCCTGCGGGCTCTGGCTGTGGGCGGTCGTCTGGCCGGAGCAGTCGAGCCTGCTGATGTACGACGAGATGGTGCTGACCGACCTGCGGGACGCGGGCGCCGAGGTCGACCTCCTGCCGTGCGGGGCCCTCAG
The nucleotide sequence above comes from Streptomyces sp. TS71-3. Encoded proteins:
- a CDS encoding DUF6758 family protein, which produces MRGEPSCPKCGGRVRAPGLFADAWQCDVHGTVHPLQPVIPPSVEALSVVVHRAQVPVWMPWPLPVGWLFTGVACAGDDRSGGRATAVACSGPGPLGGVGEMVIVAEELGVGLGARYAGIRGPDPGSYLEVDKPPQAKVLAAGRPTPLWLVSGSPQDRAVFAGEACGLWLWAVVWPEQSSLLMYDEMVLTDLRDAGAEVDLLPCGALSPRILAPDRL